From Pandoraea vervacti, the proteins below share one genomic window:
- the rlmB gene encoding 23S rRNA (guanosine(2251)-2'-O)-methyltransferase RlmB encodes MSKLKLLFGFHAVTARLRHDASSIEEIYYDPSRRDRRMTDFLKAVESFKNAPGVKIKVIQADGKRLDGMAGSSRHQGVVAQAQEVSLALNLDELLDGISGDPLLLVLDGVTDPHNLGACLRVADGAGAHAVIAPKDRAVGLNATVAKVASGAAETVPYIMVTNLARTLRELKDRGIWVVGTSDDAPADIYGTKLTGPMAIVMGAEGEGMRRLVGETCDELMSIPMAGGCESLNVSVASAVCLYEAVRQRAVAAKSAK; translated from the coding sequence ATGAGTAAATTGAAATTGCTGTTCGGCTTTCATGCCGTGACTGCCCGACTGCGCCACGACGCCAGCAGCATCGAGGAAATCTATTACGACCCGAGCCGCCGCGACCGCCGCATGACCGATTTCCTCAAGGCTGTGGAGTCGTTCAAGAATGCGCCGGGCGTCAAGATCAAGGTCATTCAGGCCGACGGCAAACGTCTGGACGGCATGGCGGGTTCGTCGCGTCACCAGGGGGTGGTGGCGCAGGCGCAGGAAGTCTCGCTGGCGCTCAATCTGGACGAACTGCTCGACGGCATTTCGGGTGACCCGCTGCTGCTCGTGCTCGACGGCGTGACCGATCCGCACAACCTCGGCGCGTGCCTGCGTGTTGCCGACGGTGCCGGGGCGCACGCCGTGATCGCTCCCAAAGACCGGGCGGTCGGCCTGAATGCGACGGTGGCCAAGGTCGCAAGCGGCGCCGCCGAGACCGTGCCGTACATCATGGTGACGAACCTCGCGCGCACGCTGCGCGAACTGAAGGATCGCGGCATCTGGGTGGTCGGCACGTCCGACGACGCGCCGGCCGACATCTACGGCACGAAGCTCACCGGTCCGATGGCCATCGTCATGGGCGCGGAAGGCGAGGGCATGCGGCGCCTCGTCGGAGAAACGTGCGACGAGCTCATGAGCATCCCGATGGCGGGCGGCTGCGAGAGCCTCAATGTCTCCGTAGCCAGCGCCGTGTGCCTGTACGAAGCCGTGCGCCAACGCGCGGTGGCGGCAAAGAGCGCGAAGTAA
- the rnr gene encoding ribonuclease R — MSKYPYPIPSREEILGVLRTADSALSANDIAEALAIKKQEREGFFKRLAAMERDDQIRLDRRGYYQLTHPSNFIAGRVIGHRDGYGFAVRDDDGDDLFLPNEEMKKVMHNDRVLLRIAGYDRRGRPEGHIVEVVSRANTHVIGRLLNENGVMVVAPEDKRIGHDILIPPRAQGKAKVGQVVSVELTDYPSRYSQPIGRVSEVLGDIDDPGMEIEIAVRKYGVPHQFSAEALAAAGALPDEVRAPDLRHRIDLRDVPLVTIDGEDARDFDDAVYCEPAKVGRVNGFRLIVAIADVSHYVAPGSPLDADALTRSTSVYFPRRVIPMLPEKLSNGLCSLNPDVDRCVLVCDALVAPNGEVKAYQFYPAVIHSAARLTYTEVAAVLGNTKGAEAQRRAALLPHLQNLYELYKVLAKARKSRGAIEFDSTETYIVCNAQGKIEQILPRTRNDAHRLIEECMLTANVCAADFLKRHKQPGLYRIHAGPSGERLQVLRTFLKTLGLALGGGDEPSTSDYSELMTQIESRPDAPMLQTMLLRSMQQAVYSPDNIGHFGLAYPAYTHFTSPIRRYPDLLTHRAIKAILAGKKYEPEIPAGVELTTGLSPHARKLQKDDDAAKGKKSPAARKRDAIWDELGLHCSANERRADEASRDVEAWLKCYFMRDKLGEEYGGTVSAVTSFGIFVQLDDLFIEGLVHVTELGSDYFQFDEVRHELRGERTGIRYRLTDRVRVQVSRVDLDARKIDFRLVREPNARSLAKTSGRAERGGAPAPSPAAGTPGIAGSASPGPSIRQLPKGGALLNGVQPAPAGKRPAKPKSAKVKAARAERGAAPAKHGGSGGGGGKAPAKRQGGPGGPAKKPRR; from the coding sequence TTGAGCAAATATCCCTATCCGATCCCGAGCCGCGAAGAAATCCTCGGTGTCCTGCGCACCGCCGACTCCGCGCTGTCCGCTAACGATATCGCCGAAGCGCTTGCCATCAAGAAGCAGGAACGCGAAGGCTTCTTCAAACGTCTCGCCGCCATGGAGCGCGACGATCAGATCCGCCTCGATCGCCGGGGCTACTACCAACTGACGCACCCCTCGAACTTCATCGCCGGCCGCGTCATTGGCCATCGCGACGGCTATGGCTTTGCCGTTCGGGACGACGACGGCGATGACCTCTTCCTTCCTAATGAGGAAATGAAGAAGGTCATGCACAACGACCGGGTCCTTCTGCGCATCGCCGGCTACGACCGCCGGGGCCGTCCCGAAGGTCATATCGTCGAAGTCGTGAGCCGCGCGAACACGCACGTCATCGGCCGTTTGCTCAATGAGAACGGCGTCATGGTCGTCGCCCCCGAAGACAAGCGCATCGGCCACGACATCCTCATTCCGCCGCGCGCGCAGGGCAAAGCGAAGGTGGGGCAGGTCGTCTCCGTCGAACTTACCGATTACCCCAGCCGCTACAGCCAGCCCATCGGCCGCGTCTCAGAAGTGCTCGGCGATATCGACGACCCGGGCATGGAAATCGAAATCGCCGTGCGCAAGTACGGCGTGCCGCATCAATTCTCGGCCGAGGCGCTCGCTGCCGCGGGCGCGCTGCCGGACGAGGTGCGCGCCCCCGACCTGCGCCACCGCATCGACCTGCGAGACGTGCCGCTCGTCACCATCGACGGCGAAGATGCCCGCGACTTCGACGACGCCGTCTACTGCGAGCCTGCCAAGGTGGGACGCGTCAACGGTTTCCGCCTCATCGTTGCGATCGCCGACGTCTCGCACTACGTCGCGCCCGGTAGTCCGCTCGACGCCGATGCGCTCACGCGCAGCACCTCCGTCTACTTCCCGCGTCGCGTCATTCCGATGCTTCCCGAGAAGCTCTCGAACGGCCTGTGCTCGCTCAATCCCGACGTGGACCGCTGTGTGCTCGTGTGCGATGCGCTCGTCGCGCCCAACGGTGAGGTCAAGGCGTATCAGTTCTATCCGGCGGTCATTCATTCCGCCGCGCGCCTGACCTATACCGAAGTGGCCGCCGTGCTCGGCAACACGAAGGGCGCCGAAGCCCAGCGCCGTGCCGCGTTGCTGCCGCACCTCCAGAATCTGTACGAGCTTTACAAGGTGCTTGCGAAGGCGCGCAAATCGCGCGGCGCCATCGAATTCGATTCGACGGAGACATACATCGTCTGTAACGCGCAAGGCAAGATCGAACAGATCCTGCCGCGCACGCGTAACGACGCCCATCGGCTCATCGAGGAATGCATGCTCACGGCCAACGTGTGCGCCGCCGATTTCCTCAAGCGTCACAAGCAGCCCGGCCTTTATCGTATTCACGCGGGACCCTCCGGCGAACGACTCCAGGTGCTGCGCACGTTCCTCAAGACCCTCGGGCTTGCGCTCGGCGGTGGCGACGAGCCGTCCACGTCCGATTACTCCGAGCTGATGACGCAGATCGAGTCGCGTCCCGACGCCCCCATGCTGCAGACCATGCTGCTGCGCTCCATGCAGCAAGCGGTCTACAGCCCGGACAACATCGGTCACTTCGGTCTGGCCTATCCGGCTTACACGCACTTTACGAGTCCGATTCGCCGCTATCCCGACCTGCTCACGCATCGCGCCATCAAGGCGATTCTCGCGGGCAAGAAGTATGAGCCGGAGATTCCGGCGGGCGTGGAACTGACGACGGGGCTTTCGCCGCACGCGCGCAAGTTGCAAAAGGACGACGACGCTGCCAAGGGCAAAAAGTCGCCGGCGGCGAGGAAGCGCGATGCCATCTGGGACGAACTCGGCCTGCATTGCTCCGCGAACGAACGCCGGGCTGACGAAGCCTCGCGCGACGTGGAAGCCTGGCTCAAGTGCTACTTCATGCGCGACAAGCTCGGCGAGGAATATGGTGGCACGGTCAGCGCCGTGACGTCGTTCGGCATCTTCGTGCAGCTCGACGATCTGTTCATCGAAGGTCTGGTGCATGTCACCGAACTGGGCAGCGATTATTTCCAGTTCGACGAGGTGCGTCACGAGTTGCGCGGCGAGCGAACCGGTATCCGTTATCGCCTGACCGACCGCGTGCGCGTGCAAGTGAGCCGCGTGGATCTGGATGCACGCAAGATCGACTTCCGCCTCGTGCGCGAGCCGAACGCCCGCTCGCTGGCGAAGACCTCGGGTCGTGCGGAACGCGGTGGGGCACCTGCACCGTCGCCTGCGGCGGGCACACCAGGCATCGCCGGCTCGGCAAGCCCCGGTCCGAGCATTCGCCAGTTGCCCAAGGGCGGCGCGTTGCTCAACGGCGTGCAGCCCGCACCAGCCGGCAAGCGTCCCGCCAAGCCCAAGTCTGCCAAGGTGAAAGCGGCACGTGCCGAGCGCGGCGCGGCGCCCGCCAAGCATGGGGGGAGTGGCGGTGGTGGCGGCAAGGCGCCGGCCAAGCGCCAAGGCGGGCCGGGCGGGCCGGCGAAGAAACCTCGCCGCTGA
- a CDS encoding LysR family transcriptional regulator yields the protein MDSIDLKHMRIFLRLVREKSASKVAVETGMSQQAISGYLKRLRDALPHEIFLRHSNGIEPTDFALDVARKFERALDEVDGVFHAGVFDPATWDRCIGIIANEYAQLSMLPRFVAQIRQSAPHVRVKVLDFDDAAHAEQLAKGEAELVLGFSAFFDGSLVRTALRDERYCCVVGDGSRIASQIREVADIGKFARVDFSPGSSDSRDRVSQWLAAHGVTGAPVATLACYTSLKPFLDVNDVLAFVPCSVAVACRLQTVDLTPMPEVLTASVGWHRKTAGNPMGIWLRDVLTSIEASARGGGVASAAVIPAVQA from the coding sequence GTGGACAGTATCGACCTCAAACATATGCGCATCTTCCTGCGGCTCGTTCGTGAGAAAAGCGCGTCGAAAGTCGCCGTCGAAACGGGCATGTCCCAGCAGGCGATAAGTGGATATCTGAAACGCTTGCGCGACGCGCTGCCTCACGAGATTTTTCTGCGTCATAGCAATGGAATCGAGCCCACGGACTTTGCGCTGGACGTGGCGCGAAAGTTCGAGCGCGCCCTCGATGAAGTCGACGGCGTGTTTCACGCGGGCGTGTTCGATCCCGCGACGTGGGATCGATGCATCGGCATCATCGCCAACGAGTACGCCCAACTGTCGATGCTGCCGAGGTTCGTGGCGCAGATTCGTCAGTCGGCGCCGCATGTCAGGGTGAAGGTGCTGGACTTCGATGACGCTGCGCACGCGGAGCAACTCGCGAAAGGGGAGGCGGAACTGGTGCTCGGGTTCTCCGCGTTTTTCGACGGCTCGCTCGTGAGAACCGCGCTGCGCGATGAGCGGTATTGCTGTGTGGTGGGAGATGGCTCGCGGATCGCGAGCCAAATTCGCGAGGTTGCGGATATCGGGAAGTTCGCGCGCGTGGATTTTTCGCCTGGCAGCAGCGACTCGCGCGATAGGGTGTCGCAGTGGCTCGCGGCGCATGGCGTGACAGGTGCGCCGGTGGCGACGTTGGCGTGTTATACCTCGCTCAAGCCGTTTCTCGACGTCAACGACGTCCTCGCGTTCGTGCCCTGTTCGGTTGCGGTGGCTTGTCGGTTGCAAACCGTCGATCTGACGCCGATGCCGGAGGTCCTGACGGCAAGCGTTGGGTGGCACCGGAAAACTGCCGGGAACCCGATGGGGATCTGGTTGCGTGACGTCCTGACGTCGATCGAAGCGTCAGCCCGCGGGGGAGGTGTTGCCTCCGCGGCGGTCATCCCTGCCGTGCAGGCATGA